In the Sarcophilus harrisii chromosome 1, mSarHar1.11, whole genome shotgun sequence genome, one interval contains:
- the LOC100917751 gene encoding olfactory receptor 13D1-like produces the protein MEKENYTVVKEFYMVGLSNYPSLQMLLYVLCLLMYLVILLGNSILIIISILDPHLHTPMYFFLGNLSFLDICYTSCTIPQMLINFMSKKKSISFIGCALQLFLSLGLGSIECLLLTVMAFDRYVAICNPLRYTIIMNRSLCVQMAAWTWIIGFLNSLIQSMLALKMPLCENIIDHLTCEILAILKVICGDISLNIFIMIIASIVLLITPLVLIFFSYVFILSTILRIKSTEGRQKAFSTCSAHLTVVILFYGSALFMYMKPKSKDTKLFDELFGLSYWVITPMLNPIIYSLRNKEVKECVKKVLIKNLYLRKM, from the coding sequence ATGGAAAAGGAGAATTATACAGTTGTGAAAGAGTTTTATATGGTGGGGCTTTCTAATTACCCCAGTCTCCAGATGCTTCTTTATGTTCTCTGCCTATTGATGTATTTGGTGATTCTACTGGGAAACAGTATCCTCATTATCATAAGCATCCTAGATCCCCACCTCCACActcctatgtatttttttcttgggaACCTCTCTTTTCTGGACATCTGCTACACATCCTGCACTATCCCTCAAATGCTGATAAATTTTATGTCTAAGAAAAAATCCATCTCCTTCATAGGATGTGCCCTACAGTTGTTTCTTTCTCTTGGACTTGGATCCATAGAATGTCTACTGTTGACAGTAATGGCTTTTGACCGATATGTAGCCATCTGCAATCCCCTAAGATACACCATCATCATGAACAGGAGCCTCTGTGTACAGATGGCTGCTTGGACCTGGATTATAGGATTTCTGAACTCTCTGATACAATCTATGCTTGCCCTAAAAATGCCCTTATGTGAGAACATAATTGACCACCTTACATGTGAAATTCTTGCTATTTTGAAGGTTATCTGTGGAGACATCTCCCtcaatatatttattatgatAATTGCAAGCATTGTTCTCTTAATCACTCCTCTggtgcttattttcttttcttatgtcttTATACTATCAACTATCCTGAGAATTAAATCTACTGAAGGAAGACAAAAAGCCTTCTCCACTTGTTCAGCCCACCTGACTGTGGTGATCTTGTTCTATGGCTCTGCTCTTTTTATGTACATGAAACCCAAGTCAAAGGACACTAAGCTTTTTGATGAACTCTTTGGGTTGTCTTACTGGGTGATCACCCCAATGCTGAACCCCATCATCTATAGTCTGAGGaacaaagaggtaaaagaatGTGTGAAGAAAGTACTCATCAAAAATCTATATTtaaggaaaatgtga